The Erinaceus europaeus chromosome 16, mEriEur2.1, whole genome shotgun sequence genome includes a window with the following:
- the LOC103112291 gene encoding LOW QUALITY PROTEIN: pre-mRNA-splicing factor RBM22-like (The sequence of the model RefSeq protein was modified relative to this genomic sequence to represent the inferred CDS: inserted 1 base in 1 codon) gives MATSLGSNTYNRQNWEDADFPILCQTCLGENPYIRMTKEKYGKECKICARPFTVFHWCPGXRMRFKKTEVCQTCSKLKNVCQTCLLDLEYGLPIQVRDAGLSFKDDMPKSDVNKEYYTQNMEREISNSDGTRPVGMLGKATSTSDMLLKLAWTTPYYKRNRPHICSFWVKGECKRGEECPYRHEKLTDPDDPLADQNIKDQYYGINDPVADKLLKRASTMPRLDPPEDKTITTLYVGGLGDTITETDLRNHFYQFGEIRTITVVQRQQCAFIQFATRQAAEVAAEKSFNKLIVNGRRLNVKWGRSQAARGKEKDKDGTTESGIKLEPVPGLPGALPPPPAAAEEASANYFKLPPSGPPAMVNIALPPPPGIAPPPPPGFGPHMFHPMGPPPPSMRARGPIHYPSQDPQRMGAHAGKHSSP, from the exons ATGGCGACCTCTCTGGGTTCCAACACGTACAACAGGCAAAACTGGGAGGATGCGGACTTTCCCATTCTGTGCCAGACATGTCTTGGAGAAAATCCCTACATCCGAATGACCAAAGAAAAGTATGGAAAAGAATGCAAAATCTGTGCCAGGCCATTCACGGTGTTTCACTGGTGCCCTG TTCGCATGCGATTCAAGAAGACTGAAGTGTGCCAAACCTGCAGTAAATTGAAGAATGTTTGTCAAACCTGCCTCTTGGACCTTGAGTATGGCCTTCCTATCCAAGTTCGTGATGCGGGATTATCTTTTAAGGATGACATGCCAAAATCTGATGTCAATAAAGAATATTACACACAGAATATGGAAAGAGAGATTTCTAACTCTGATGGAACACGACCAGTTGGCATGCTAGGAAAGGCCACATCCACCAGTGACATGCTGCTCAAACTGGCCTGGACCACACCCTACTACAAAAGAAACCGACCCCACATTTGCTCCTTTTGGGTGAAGGGAGAATGTAAGCGAGGAGAGGAGTGTCCATACAGACATGAGAAGCTTACCGATCCTGATGACCCCCTTGCTGATCAGAATATTAAGGACCAATACTATGGGATCAATGACCCTGTGGCAGATAAGCTTTTAAAACGGGCATCAACAATGCCCCGCCTGGACCCTCCCGAAGATAAAACTATCACCACCCTATAtgtgggtggtctgggagatacCATTACAGAGACAGATCTAAGGAATCATTTCTACCAGTTTGGAGAGATCCGGACGATCACAGTTGTGCAGAGACAACAATGTGCATTCATCCAGTTTGCCACAAGGCAGGCTGCAGAAGTGGCTGCAGAGAAGTCATTTAATAAGTTGATTGTCAACGGTCGTAGACTCAATGTGAAATGGGGAAGGTCCCAAGCagctagaggaaaagaaaaagataaggatggaacCACAGAGTCTGGCATCAAGCTAGAACCTGTTCCAGGACTGCCAggagctcttcctcctcctcctgcagcaGCAGAAGAAGCCTCTGCCAATTATTTCAAACTACCCCCAAGTGGCCCTCCAGCCATGGTGAATATTGCCCTACCACCACCCCCTGGCATTGCCCCACCGCCACCCCCAGGTTTTGGGCCACACATGTTCCACCCAATGGGACCACCTCCTCCTTCCATGAGAGCCCGAGGACCAATCCACTATCCTTCTCAAgaccctcagagaatgggagctCATGCAGGGAAACACAGCAGCCCCTAG